In the genome of Podospora pseudocomata strain CBS 415.72m chromosome 2 map unlocalized CBS415.72m_2.2, whole genome shotgun sequence, one region contains:
- a CDS encoding uncharacterized protein (EggNog:ENOG503NVI9; COG:S; BUSCO:EOG09261JCQ), with protein MLSSRASLAATRRLVPTTSFAQQAGWTCAQCRNSIPTLRKGVPSLLRANGPTTRRYGSKTGDNGGRQDHNYGGRSRARRSAVLAATGGGVAAAAATVGGSLLAFGDDIKNSYEAMERTGRVAAALVLCINDYYTTLGRRDKVEKPEEKETLLKACHQRCADRTLKVLEQSGGIFIKLGQHLSAMNYLLPPEWTTTFIPLQDRCPVSSFESIQAMFKADTGQDLLDYFSEFSPEPIGAASLAQVHMATIRETGQRVAVKVQHPSLKKWAKLDMNLTSFTFSTLKRFFPEYDLEWLSSEVEVSLPQELNFECEAENSKRTKEYFGSLSQPLPLVIPDVLWAKKRILVMACETGKRLDDLDYMDSQGIDRDEVSATLARIFNEMIFGEGAPLHCDPHGGNIAIRKNDTRRRGPNFDIVLYDHGLYRDIPQDLRRSYAKMWLAVIDGDMEGMKKYVNEVAGIGEDKFPLFASAITGRDFMIVSDTNEGGVMKPKEASEQKTMSTALQEGLLADLVQMLGQVPRIILLILKTNDLTRSLDESLHTKQGPVRQFLILARYCMRTVFYEQLEEIKKRGSLYWPPNAIRVFAAWLGFLRVELKLEAFELWLSAKRLLGYKNLRLEAAA; from the exons ATGTTATCCTCGAGAGCCTCTCTCGCCGCCACGAGGCGTCTAGTCCCCACTACGAGTTTCGCTCAACAAGCCGGTTGGACATGCGCCCAGTGTCGCAACTCGATTCCAACACTTCGAAAAGGGGTTCCGAGCCTACTTCGCGCGAATGGCCCGACAACGAGACGATATGGCAGTAAGACTGGCGACAACGGAGGGCGCCAGGACCATAACTATGGTGGCAGATCGAGAGCCAGGAGGTCAGCTGTGCTGGCCGCAacaggaggtggtgtcgccgccgccgccgctacGGTTGGTGGAAGTTTACTTGCCTTCGGGGACGATATCAAGAACTCATATGAAGCGATGGAGAGAACGGGCAGGGTGGCTGCCGCACTGGTACTCTGCATCAACGACTActacaccaccctcggccgGCGGGATAAGGTGGAGAAGccagaagagaaggaaacTCTGCTCAAGGCCTGCCACCAGAGATGTGCCGACAGGACACTAAAGGTTCTAGAGCAGAGTGGTGGCATCTTCATCAAGTTGGGACAGCATCTG AGCGCAATGAACTatctcctcccacccgaATGGACCACGACgttcatccccctccaagaTAGATGCCCCGTTTCCTCGTTCGAATCGATCCAAGCCATGTTCAAAGCCGATACCGGACAAGATCTTTTGGATTACTTTTCCGAGTTCTCCCCCGAGCCGATAGGTGCCGCCTCTCTTGCGCAGGTCCATATGGCTACGATCAGGGAAACTGGTCAAAGGGTCGCCGTCAAAGTACAGCACCCATCCCTTAAGAAATGGGCCAAACTCGACATGAACCTCACCTCGTTTACCTTTTCCACATTGAAGCGCTTCTTTCCTGAATATGACCTCGAGTGGCTATCCTCCGAAGTAGAGGTTTCGTTACCGCAAGAACTCAATTTCGAATGCGAGGCTGAGAATTCGAAACGGACAAAGGAGTACTTTGGGAGTCTGTCACAGCCTCTGCCGCTGGTGATCCCGGATGTGCTCTGGGCAAAGAAGCGCATTTTGGTTATGGCATGCGAAACGGGCAAGAGACTGGATGATTTGGACTACATGGACTCGCAAGGGATCGACAGAGACGAGGTATCTGCCACCTTGGCGAGGATATTCAACGAGATGATTTTTGGTGAGGGGGCCCCGCTGCACTGCGATCCTCACGGAGGCAACATCGCCATTCGAAAGAACGACACTAGAAGAAGAGGGCCGAACTTTGATATTGTGCTCTATGACCACGGGCTGTATAGAGATATCCCCCaggatttgaggaggagctaCGCCAAGATGTGGCTGGCAGTGATTGATGGGGATATGGAAGGGATGAAGAAGTATGTCAACGAGGTGGCGGGCATTGGGGAGGACAAGTTCCCTCTGTTTGCCTCGGCCATCACTGGGAGGGACTTTATGATTGTGAGCGACACCAATGAGGGTGGTGTGATGAAGCCGAAGGAGGCGAGCGAGCAAAAGACCATGAGCACTGCGTTGCAAGAGGGTTTGCTGGCGGACTTGGTGCAGATGTTGGGACAAGTGCCGAGAATTATCCTGTTGATTCTGAAGACGAACGACTTGACGAGGAGTCTGGATGAGAGTTTGCATACAAAGCAGGGGCCGGTCAGACAGTTCCTGATTCTGGCCAGGTATTGCATGCGGACGGTGTTTTACGAGCAGCTggaagagatcaagaagagagggagtCTGTACTGGCCACCAAATGCCATCAGGGTGTTTGCCGCCTGGCTGGGATTCTTGAGGGTAGAGTTGAAGCTTGAGGCGTTTGAACTTTGGTTGAGCGCGAAGCGGTTGCTGGGATACAAGAACTTGAGGTTAGAGGCGGCTGCATGA